The DNA region GTATCGAGCACATAGCTAATTACCTGCCCATGGGCGACAACCCCATTCATTTTGTTGCCTTCAGGGGTGCCAAGGGTAAAGGGAGAAGTGACCACATCTTTGAGACTGGGTGCAGTACTGCCGATTAAGACAATTTTGTCCTTGAGTATCGAACTATCGAAATTCTTATCCCAAACATCTGTAAAGGTAACCACTTGCCCGAGATTATGGCGATCGCGATAGTGAAACAACATTTGGTAACCGCGAGCATCCATTGTTTGGTAACCACCACTTGTTGCTTCCAGTGGAAAAAATGTCGCCTCGCCAAGCTGCAAATACTGCGGATCAAGCTCACTCGCTTGCGGCGCAATACCTTCCTGCTCATAGAGATAGGACATCGCAACATTCAGCGCAAAAGAGGGAAAAGTCTGTTGATCTGAACCCGTCGCATAGAGTAAGGCACGACGCAGCACGCCATCCGAATCAAGGGGCACATCATTAAAGCCTTGCTGTTCAGCTACAACCGCTGGTGGCGCGGGAGTTCCGGTCAGAATATCAAGGTTCCGGATGGCAATTAAATTAGGCTGTTGTAGCTGCTCGACTAAACGTGCATAACCCGGCTCCACGGGAAAATCTCGATATACATCAAGGCCAACCACAGCAGGATCGCCCGCTTGAATATGTTCGAGAACCTCGGCATATACTTCATCAGAAAAAGGCCAACGCTCCTGTTGGCGTAAGTCTTCTTCGTTAATCTCCACCAATACCAATCGATCATCAGATGGCAAAACAGGTTGCTGGGTCAGCATCCTGTCGTAGGCCAAAAGCTCTAATTGTTCAAAACCGCCTCGACGACGCCCTTCACAGACAACACCAGCCAACAAAACAATGGCGATCGCCAGCACAATATTATCTTGATAATCTTGCCAAAAGCGTTTGATCTTAGTCCGATTTATGGGCATAGGTGGGAAAGAATATCTCTACTGATTACTATTGTCTGCACCGAGGCGAAAATTGCCGCAAAAAATCTATAAGCCTTAATTTCCTGTCACGTCCACAATCATTAAATTCCATTGTCCACGGTCATTACTTTGGAAAGTCACCTGTTGGCCATCCCCTCGAATAGTTGGGTGTTTTACCGCACCTTTGAGGTTTGCTGTTAGAAGATCGGAACGTTGCCGTTGGCGATCATAGACAAAGATATCTGGTTTCCCACGCTCGGTAGAAACATAGGCAATGTACTGGCCATCAGTGCTCAAAGCTGGTTGATCTTGGCTCGAATCACGACGATTGAGGTTGGGCAGGTTCACTAATCGATTTTCCTGTAAATCATAGAGATAAATATTGCGTCGTCCATCTCGCTCAGAGGCAAAGGCTAAGAGTTGTCCATCACCGCTATAACTTGGGTATTCTTCAGCGAAATTGCTATTAATTCCCCCTGTGGCAATTTGGGGCTGATAAAACAATGCCCGACTACAACCGCTAACCAAAAATGAGGCGATCGCCACCAATATTTTTTTGTGTTCTATCCATCGAGACAAAATAGTCTAGACCTCAATGCAAAACGTTACAAAAGACAAATCAAGTTCACAACCAGCACTCAAAGCATAAGATCGACATATCAGAAAACCTTGTTTCATTAAGTTTAGTTATTTGTTTGAACCTTTTCTGAACCCCCACCGTCTCACAGCTCCAAATAGAGTAAAAGCGATCTCAAGATGATTGTCTTTTCTTTCCTAAAACATCTGGTGTGGTGAGGTCTTTAATGAATTATAAATTTCGCTGGAAATCGCCTTTACTAGCGTTCACGTTTATTCTCAGTGGCGGCGCTTTAGTACAGGCACAGGCAGAATCCGTTGGCGAACAGCTCGCAGAGTTAGAAAACTACGGTGCGTTTACAACAGAGGAGGAAACTCTCGAAGTAAGCTCGGCTGCATTGGGTCAAATTAATAATATTTTCCAGCTGCGGGATGTTGCACCGAGTGATTGGGCCTTTGATGCACTGCGCAATCTCGTCGAAAAATACAATTGCTTAGTCGGTTACCCTGACGGTACTTTCCGTGGCGATCGCCCACTGAGCCGTTACGAATTTGCAGCGGGCTTAAATGCTTGTTTAGAACAAATAAATCGACTTTACCTTGGCGATACTTCGAGCATCGATGCAGCATCGGTTAATTCCATTAGGCAGCTCGTCTCTGAATTTGAAGCTGAATTAGCAACCCTTGGTGCTAGGGTCGATGATCTGGATGGGCGCGTCAGTGAACTAGAAGATTATCAGTTCTCCACAACGACGAAACTCTATGGTCAAACTGTTTTCGGGATTCAAGGTCGCAATTCGAATGAGTACACATTCTTCCGCGATCGCCTCACGAACGAAGACAACCAAATCAATACCATCACCAATACCCAACTGAGCTTATTTACACAGTTCAGCCCCAATAGCATTTTATTAACGGGTTTAAGCGCTGGCTCCGGAAGCACGACTCCCAGTAATCGGACTCTCCAACCCTTCGTTGCTTTGGGTTATGAAGCTGACAGTGGCAATGATATTCAAATCAGTGACCTAACCTATCGCCACCTTATAAGCGACAAACTCGCCCTCATTGTCGGTACCGAAGGCGTAAGCGCGACGAACATTTTCCGAGGTGCCAACCGTGTTCAGAGTGCTGGTTATGGCCCTCTTTCTCGTTTTGCCCAACGTAATCCCGTAATCAACATTGGTGGTAGCGGCAGTGGTTTCGGCCTAGACTGGCAAATCGCAAATAGTGTCAGTCTTCAGGCACTTTATTCCACCAACTTGGCAGAAAATTCCACTTTTGGTGGCCTATTCGGTGGAGAGCTTGGCTCGACCACTTTTGGTACTCAGCTCGTAGCATCTCCTTCTAGGGATCTCGACTTTACCTTCCAATACATGAATTCCTATTCTCCTTGGGGTACCCTTTCCGGCAATCCTCGCCCTTCTGGCATCGGTGATGACCAAGTCGTCATTCAGGATTTGGGCAGCGGTCGCGCTCCGATTAGTACCAATGCTTTTGGTTTGGCGATGGACTGGCGCGTTACACCAAAATTCAATGTTGGTGGCTGGGCAGGATACACCGACTCTGAATATCAGGCAGAAGCTGGTGATGTCGAAACATTTAACTGGATGGCCTATATGACCTTCCCTGACCTTGGTAAAAAAGGTAGTTTAGGCGGCATTTTCTTTGGGCAACCACCAAAAATCACATCTAGTAATCTTCCCGATGGACGCAATTTACCTTCTCTAATTTCCAGAGGTGATTTCACTGCAGGTACTGGCGGCCAACCTGATACAACTACTCATTTGGAAGCATTTTATCGGTTCAATGTGACAGATAATATTGCCCTTACTCCCGGTTTTATTGCGGTATTTAATCCACTCCACAACGATGATAATGAAACCATTACTATCGGTGTTTTGAGAACAACTGTCAGTTTCTAATTAGCTTCTCGATGTTCTTGAAAAGTATGTGGCTTTGGCGATCGCCCGTCACTCTTTAATGTTGTGATGGGTGCGAGTACAAAAAACAAATTGCGATGGATGAGGAACTTTTAAAATGTGTTCCCGTCCATACAAAAAAGGCCAATTCTTATACCTGTTCAGCATATTTTTTGCTGTCACTAAGACTTACTTCGTTTTTGTTTTAAACATCAACATTAGATCCTTATTTTGTCCTAGCTAGACAATTGTCATTCAGGACAAAAATAGATTCGAATAAATCATTAGAGTCATCTACTTTTTGGGAACAATCAACCATATCCTCTGATATTTTCATTTTCTAAAATCTTTTTAGTCTCGTCACAATTTCTCCTCAAGCTCAAACCTTAACTTTCCTGAAATCTGGAGTCCTTTCCTATGTATTTCTCCCCCAAAAACATTATTTGTTTCGGATTAGTCGGCGGGACATTATTTAGTTTGAATGCCCCGGCGATCGCCCAAGTCCAAGTCACAGGCGGCGACTTTTCCGGTAATGCAGGCTTTTTCCTCCCTGACATGGGTTCAGATGTAAAAATCCTCGACGCGACAATTGAAACCCTCAATCTCGAATCAGAAATCGGCAACACTTCAACCGCCGTATTCACTCCAACTGCCACAAGGTTTAATAACGACGTTAATCCCACCATGGCCACCGTCGACTCCGGCGATACTGGCATATTGCAGGGTTTATTGACTGGCCTCGCTTACGATAGCGATGGTTACCCAGTTATCTTTACTAGCGTTGCAACTCAGCTCGATTTTGCCGTTGATAGTTTTGACGCCTTAACGTCTTTGACAGGCACGCTCATTCAACCCGAAGTGGTTGGTGCAGCGCCTCTCGTTTTCATCAATAAGGATATTTCCCTCACGCCAGAATCCGATGCTAATTTTGATGCTGTGGCAGGGGATTTAGATGTTGGGACTTTAAATGCCAATCTAGAGGGTGGAGAATTCAATCTGCCTAGCAATTGGACTTTTGCTGGTGGCGGTTCGGGCGGTGGCGATACTCCTAGCATCGTCAGACGCATCAAATTTAAATTTGAAGGACGTGACGTTATCCCCAGCACTGGTACGGATTTAACTGGCGATGACGAAATTCGTTTTGTCGGTGCATCAAATTATAAATTCGAGATTCAAACTATTGGCACCCAAGCTTCTGGCGAATTTAAAATTAAAGCCAATAAATCCGATGAAGCGTTTGTCGATATTGCCCTTGGTGGTCCCTTTTCTAAAATTAAAGGCGATGCAAGCGACATTGATATTACCGAAGCTCTTGACTACGAGATCAAAGGCCAAGCGGAAGGTAACTTTACCGCTCTAATTGGCAACACCAGCACCATTGCAGAATTTGATGGAACGGCGACTAAAGACATCGATTTTGAATTTGAGCAAGGCCATGACGAATTCAGTGGACGCAGTCGAGGTTCAGTTAATTTCCTCGCTGCAATTGGTGCAACAGAGTTAATCAGCAACGTTGATGATGACACCAATGTGGGCCTAGGAATCTGTAATGTTTGTACTCCAGATGAGGGAAACAATAACAATACGCCCACGACTGTTGCAACGAATGTTCGATTCTTATCCATTGAAGATTTATTAGACGATCAGAATGATAATCCTGATGACACTCTAAATGACTCTGATGACTCTAATGACCTCAGTGAAGATGAGCATGAGGCATTACAGGAACAGCTCGCAGAAGTGGATATTGATATTGACATCGATATTGACATCACAGTCGTCAATGCAGGTTTAGATCGGTATTATGTCGCTCACCGCAAGAAAGGCAAAAAATACAAGAATAAGTACAAAGGTAAGGGCAAAGGTAGAAAGAAGAAGGGCTATTACGAAAACGAAGTATATTGTTACCGCCAAGTCGGCCCTGGTTCCTCTATCTTCCCTGGTCTCATTGCTTTAGTTGCAGTCGATTTTGATGATATTCCAATCGATGTTTTTGTTGGCCTACCAGAAGTTGCTGATGCAGACATCGATGACGATTCTGACAACGATACTGATGTCGATAATTCTGATAATGATAACGACAGCGGTAGCGACAACGACAGCGATGACGACGACGGCGATGATGACGACGATGATGATGACGATGATGACGACGGCGATGATGACGACGACGACGACGACGACGACGATGACGACGATGACGACGACGATGACGACGACGATGACGACGGCGATGACGACGGCGATGATGTAATCATCATTGAAGGTCTACCTGAGATTGACGATAATACTGGCGGTAATTCCGGTGGTTCTGGCAACTCTGGTGGTTCTGGAAGCTCGTCTGATCTAGATGACGCGATTATTATCGAAGGTCTCCCTGAAGTTTCTCAATAATTTGAGATCGTCAGTTTCAACTAAATAAATACTGTTTTGGAGGGAGTAGTCTTGTCGCTATTCCCTTTTTTCTTGTGTGTAAGAATAAGGGCGATCGCCCTCGTTTTTAGAGAGTTTGAGAGTTGCAGACTTTGAATAATGTTGCGTGGAGATAGGGCTTCATTTCACAATAGAGCTCTGTGAATCTTTTCCGGTTAACCCTATTGAAACGTCTACGGCTAAATTTCTGGACTCCCATCACTCTGGCGATCGCCACACTGATTGCAATCCCTATTTTATTTATTCTCAGCAGCGTCTTTGTAGACTCCGGGGAAGTATGGCAGCATCTCGCAGCAACAGTTTTAGGGCGGTATATTTTTAATTCACTCTGGCTGATGTGGGGAGTGGGTACTGGGGTCACAGTGGTAGGAGTCACAGCGGCTTGGCTAGTGACGATGTGCGATTTCTGGGGTAAACGGTTTTGGGAAGTTGCCTTGTTGCTTCCCCTTGCAGCTCCAGCTTATTTGCTTGCCTATGTTTATACAGATTTGCTGGATTATTACGGCTGGGTACAGCGAACCTTGCGACATATTTTTGGCTGGTCATCAGCTCAACATTATTGGTTCCCAGAGGTTCGGTCACTGCCCGGCGCCATTTTAATGCTGATTTTAGTACTCTATCCCTACGTTTATTTATTAGCGCGAGTCTCTTTTCTAGAGCAATCAGCAACCACTATTGAAGCCAGTCGCACTCTAGGTTGTGACCCTTGGCAAAGTTTTTGGGAAATTGCTCTCCCCTTAGCACGCCCAGCAATAACAGCAGGTTTAGCATTGGCGCTGATGGAAACCCTCAATGATTTTGGAACCGTGCAGTTTTTTGGGGTAGAAACTTTTACGACAGGAATTTATCGAACTTGGTTTGGAATGGGAGAACCGCAGGCTGCAGCTCAGTTAGCAGCGATGTTAATGCTATTTATTGCGGCGCTACTCGTTCTCGAAAAATGGTCACGACAACAAGCCAGATATTACCAAACAAGCAATAATTATTCTTCGCCAAATTTGTATCGTCTGTCGTGGTGGCGATCAATCCTCGTCCATATTTTTTGTGCTGTACCTGTCATGTTCGGCTTTGTGGTGCCTGTGGGCATCCTGCTCGAAATGGCATTAAATCGTCCCCAAGCCAAGTTTCGGCTACAGTTCTGGGAATTTGCACAGCATAGTTTTGTATTAGCAACGCTCACAGCAGTTCTTGCGGTGGCGATCGCCTTGATTCTTGCCTATGGTCAACGACTCAACAAAAGCTTGGTAATGAGATTTGGTATTCGAGTAGCGGCCCTAGGATATGCGATTCCGGGATCAGTAATTGCAGTTGGTATTTTGATTCCCATCGGTAAACTCGATAATGCGATCGCCAACTTTTTTAAAGCCCAATTCGATATCTCAACAGGTTTGTTGCTGAGCGGCACCATCACAGCATTGATTTTTGCGTATCTCGTTCGTTTTCTTGCAGTATCCTTTGGCGCAGTGGAAACCAGCCTCGGCAAAATCAAACCCACCCTCGACGATGCCTCCCGTAGCCTGGGCTATTCCCCTATCAAAACTCTCATCCAAGTACATACCCCTCTAATGTGGACAGGTTTACTCACCGCTGCGATGTTGGTCTTCGTCGATGTAATGAAAGAATTACCAGCCACCCTTGTCATTAGGCCCTTTAATTTCGATACTCTCGCCGTCAAGGTTTATCAATATGCCTCTGACGAAAGACTTGTAGAAGCATCAGTCCCAGCTCTCGCAATTTTGGGTGTTGGTCTCATTCCTGTTATTTTTCTCAGTTGGCAAATTTCCCATACCCGTACTGACTAGTAAAAAAATATACTGAATTCGCTTAATGGCGTTGAGAATATCGAGCAAGTAAGCATCATCATGATTCATAGATTATTACTGCAGTATTCAAGATTTCTTGACGACGGATCCAATTATCTCCTTCCGGTATAGCTTCTTTGAGCACTAAGTCAACGTTACGATGCAGCGAGTCTTCTAAGTGGCACTTGATTTTGGCAAGGGTTAGTAATCCTTGGGGAGCTTCAGGAGCAAAGGAAATCAACAGATCAATATCACTGTCTTCCCGAAAGTCTTCTCTCAGCACTGAGCCAAATAAAGCCAGTTCTTTAATTCGCCACTGTTGACAGATTACGACTAGCTTTTCTTTAGATATCGTCAGGCGATCGCCAGCAATGGTCATAAATATATTGAACATTGGTGATTACTGCTCTCATGATAATCCGTAAATTCTTAAGGGCAATTGCTTTTAATGGGATTCACTTCAACAGAAGAAATTATCTGATAAGTCTCTACACATGAGATAAAAGAGGTTTAAAAATCAT from [Leptolyngbya] sp. PCC 7376 includes:
- a CDS encoding biopolymer transporter, which translates into the protein MSRWIEHKKILVAIASFLVSGCSRALFYQPQIATGGINSNFAEEYPSYSGDGQLLAFASERDGRRNIYLYDLQENRLVNLPNLNRRDSSQDQPALSTDGQYIAYVSTERGKPDIFVYDRQRQRSDLLTANLKGAVKHPTIRGDGQQVTFQSNDRGQWNLMIVDVTGN
- a CDS encoding iron uptake porin, with amino-acid sequence MNYKFRWKSPLLAFTFILSGGALVQAQAESVGEQLAELENYGAFTTEEETLEVSSAALGQINNIFQLRDVAPSDWAFDALRNLVEKYNCLVGYPDGTFRGDRPLSRYEFAAGLNACLEQINRLYLGDTSSIDAASVNSIRQLVSEFEAELATLGARVDDLDGRVSELEDYQFSTTTKLYGQTVFGIQGRNSNEYTFFRDRLTNEDNQINTITNTQLSLFTQFSPNSILLTGLSAGSGSTTPSNRTLQPFVALGYEADSGNDIQISDLTYRHLISDKLALIVGTEGVSATNIFRGANRVQSAGYGPLSRFAQRNPVINIGGSGSGFGLDWQIANSVSLQALYSTNLAENSTFGGLFGGELGSTTFGTQLVASPSRDLDFTFQYMNSYSPWGTLSGNPRPSGIGDDQVVIQDLGSGRAPISTNAFGLAMDWRVTPKFNVGGWAGYTDSEYQAEAGDVETFNWMAYMTFPDLGKKGSLGGIFFGQPPKITSSNLPDGRNLPSLISRGDFTAGTGGQPDTTTHLEAFYRFNVTDNIALTPGFIAVFNPLHNDDNETITIGVLRTTVSF
- a CDS encoding iron ABC transporter permease — protein: MNLFRLTLLKRLRLNFWTPITLAIATLIAIPILFILSSVFVDSGEVWQHLAATVLGRYIFNSLWLMWGVGTGVTVVGVTAAWLVTMCDFWGKRFWEVALLLPLAAPAYLLAYVYTDLLDYYGWVQRTLRHIFGWSSAQHYWFPEVRSLPGAILMLILVLYPYVYLLARVSFLEQSATTIEASRTLGCDPWQSFWEIALPLARPAITAGLALALMETLNDFGTVQFFGVETFTTGIYRTWFGMGEPQAAAQLAAMLMLFIAALLVLEKWSRQQARYYQTSNNYSSPNLYRLSWWRSILVHIFCAVPVMFGFVVPVGILLEMALNRPQAKFRLQFWEFAQHSFVLATLTAVLAVAIALILAYGQRLNKSLVMRFGIRVAALGYAIPGSVIAVGILIPIGKLDNAIANFFKAQFDISTGLLLSGTITALIFAYLVRFLAVSFGAVETSLGKIKPTLDDASRSLGYSPIKTLIQVHTPLMWTGLLTAAMLVFVDVMKELPATLVIRPFNFDTLAVKVYQYASDERLVEASVPALAILGVGLIPVIFLSWQISHTRTD
- a CDS encoding nucleotidyltransferase family protein, producing MFNIFMTIAGDRLTISKEKLVVICQQWRIKELALFGSVLREDFREDSDIDLLISFAPEAPQGLLTLAKIKCHLEDSLHRNVDLVLKEAIPEGDNWIRRQEILNTAVIIYES